Proteins from a single region of Lampris incognitus isolate fLamInc1 chromosome 16, fLamInc1.hap2, whole genome shotgun sequence:
- the srrm1 gene encoding serine/arginine repetitive matrix protein 1 isoform X3 → MDAGFFRGTSAEQDNRFSNKQKKLLKQLKFAECLDKKVDMTKVNLEVVKPWITQRVTEILGFEDDVVIEFIFNQLEEKHPDSKMMQINLTGFLNGKNAREFMKDLWPLLLSAQENIAGIPSVFLEQKKEEIKQRQIEQEKLASLKKMDEDKKEKDKDNRERAQSKSPRRRKSRSPSPRRRSPVKRDRKHSPSRSPRRKSSPGGTNSPPPALMQLPLKPEEHHLEPERAESAIPVAPVVQEAPSTGDVEVMKSDSVVEVKEPSPDKTVKKEERPKSREREKDSRRDRPRHRSRSHSRSRRRRSRSRSYSPRRRPSPRRRMSPRRRSPPRRGPQSSRHRHRRSPVRRRRTRSASSSGSSSSTSRSPKKAVKRTSPTPPRKQACHPDASLSPSGKDRRSPSPRGRKGRGSASPSRSSGLKRKQNDSPSDNIKARASEGSESEEDKNEKGATADSVQQRRQYRRTNRESSSDSGSSSSSEDEGPKRPAGGPGARNGEVKRRRSHSASPRRRHRDPSPRKRRSPSPGGRRRRSPSPPRRRRSPSPARRRSPSPPVRRRSPSPRRYSPPIQRRYSPSPLPPPKRKLSGSPQKRSSPGAKRRPSRSPKRRSSPVQKRRTPPSSTSPPRHRRSPMLSSNRPIRDKRSPAAATNRLSPSPANRSRTARASNSPQGRFETSSASPPSQRRQQSPPHSGRPIRRVSRTPEPRKNQRISSSPPPMRRASSRSRSVSPPPAAQKRPAPGSASPSPARSISGSPPPAKKASSGSGSQSPSKNSDVEAGGKKKKKKKEKKHKKDKKHKKHKKHKKEKSGGAGAGDGQENQGIDEDADSKKTVK, encoded by the exons GGCACCAGTGCGGAACAAGACAACCGCTTCAGTAACAAGCAGAAGAAACTGCTGAAGCAGCTGAAATTTGCAGAATGTCTGGATAAGAAG GTGGACATGACCAAAGTGAACCTGGAGGTCGTCAAACCTTGGATCACTCAGCGAGTGACAGAGATTCTGGGATTCGAGGATGATGTCGTCATTGAGTTCATATTTAACCAGCTAGAGGAGAAG cacCCCGATAGCAAGATGATGCAGATTAACCTGACTGGCTTCCTGAACGGCAAGAATGCCCGGGAATTCATGAAGGACCTATGGCCCCTGTTGCTCAGTGCCCAGGAGAACATTGCTGGTATCCCCTCTGTCTTCTTGGAACAAAAGAAAGAGGAAATTAAACAAAGACAG ATTGAACAGGAGAAGCTTGCTTCTCTAAAGAAGATGGATGAGGATAAGAAAGAAAAGGATAAAGACAACAGAGAGAGGGCTCAGTCAAAGAGTCCAAGGAG GCGGAAGTCAAGGTCGCCATCACCTAGACGACGGTCACCGGTGAAACGAGACAGGAAGCACAGTCCCTCGCGCTCCCCACGACGCAAGTCTAGTCCAGGTGGTACCAATTCACCTCCACCAGCACTGATGCAATTGCCCCTGAAACCTGAGGAGCACCATTTGGAACCTGAAAGAGCAGAGAGTGCCATACCAGTGGCTCCAGTTGTGCAGGAGGCCCCTTCTACTGG CGATGTTGAGGTGATGAAATCTGACTCTGTGGTTGAAGTCAAAGAGCCCTCCCCAGACAAGACCGTCAAGAAAGAGGAGAGGCCCAAGTCCcgggagagggagaaggacagCAGGAGGGACAGGCCTCGGCACCGCTCACGCTCCCACTCCCGCTCTCGCAGACGACGCTCTCGTTCTAG ATCTTACTCCCCTCGCAGAAGACCAAGCCCTAGGAGGAGGATGTCCCCTCGCCGTAGGAGCCCCCCCAGGCGTGGCCCCCAGAGTTCCAGACACAGGCACAGACGCTCCCCTGTCCGCAG GAGGCGTACTCGCTCTGCGTCATCTTCAGGCAGCAGCTCGTCCACTTCTCGATCACCTAAGAAGGCTGTGAAAAGAACATCTCCAACACCACCTCGAAAGCAGGCATGCCATCCTGACGCCTCACTCAGCCCATCAGGCAAGGACAGACGCTCACCATCCCCACGAGGAAGGAAGGGCCGGGGCTCTGCCTCCCCATCAAGATCATCTG GTTTAAAGCGAAAGCAGAATGATTCTCCATCTGATAATATCAAAGCCAGAGCATCGGAGGGGTCTGAGTCAG AGGAAGATAAAAATGAGAAGGGGGCAACTGCAGACTCTGTGCAGCAGCGACGTCAGTATCGCAGGACAAATCGGGAATCATCTTCAG ATTCAGGATCTTCCTCTTCATCAGAGGATGAGGGACCAAAGAGGCCAGCAGGAGGGCCAGGAGCCAGGAATGGTGAGGTGAAGAGGAGGCGCAGCCACTCGGCCTCTCCACGGAGACGACACCGGGATCCCTCTCCTAG GAAGAGACGTTCTCCTTCTCCGGGGGGACGCAGGCGtcgctccccctctcccccacgcCGCCgccgctctccctctcctgccAGACGCAG GTCTCCATCCCCACCTGTTCGTAGACGATCTCCATCCCCCAGACGGTACTCTCCCCCAATCCAGCGCCGCTATAGTCCCTCACCACTGCCCCCTCCAAAGAGAAAGCTGTCAGGCTCGCCCCAAAAGCGCTCTTCTCCAGGGGCAAAGCGACGCCCATCCAGGTCCCCCAAGCGCAGGAGTTCTCCTGTTCAAAAGAGACGCACACCTCCCTCCTCCACATCACCTCCCAGGCACAGGAGGAGCCCTATGTTGTCTTCTAACCGGCCAATCAGGGACAAGCGTTCCCCTGCTGCAGCAACTAACCGCCTCTCCCCATCCCCTGCCAACCGCAGTCGCACTGCAAGGGCCTCCAACAGTCCTCAGGGGCGTTTTGAGACTTCCAGCGCCTCCCCTCCAAGCCAGAGGAGGCAGCAGTCCCCTCCCCATAGTGGCAGACCCATTCGCAGGGTGTCCCGGACTCCAGAACCACGCAAGAACCAGAG AATATCTTCGAGTCCTCCGCCTATGAGGAGAGCATCCTCCAGGTCAAGATCAGTTTCCCCTCCACCAGCAGCTCAGAAACGCCCAGCCCCTGGCTCTGCCTCACCTTCACCTGCCCGCTCTATTAGTGGATCTCCACCCCCAGCCAAAAAAGCCAGCAGTGGCTCTGGCAGCCAATCCCCGAGCAAG AACTCTGATGTGGAGGCCgggggaaagaaaaagaagaagaagaaggaaaagaaaCACAAGAAAGACAAGAAACACAAAAAACATAAGAAGCATAAGAAGGAGAAGAGTGGCGGTGCTGGGGCCGGAGATGGCCAAGAGAACCAGGGGATAGATGAGGACGCAGATTCAAAAAAG ACAGTGAAGTAG
- the srrm1 gene encoding serine/arginine repetitive matrix protein 1 isoform X1, whose amino-acid sequence MDAGFFRGTSAEQDNRFSNKQKKLLKQLKFAECLDKKVDMTKVNLEVVKPWITQRVTEILGFEDDVVIEFIFNQLEEKHPDSKMMQINLTGFLNGKNAREFMKDLWPLLLSAQENIAGIPSVFLEQKKEEIKQRQIEQEKLASLKKMDEDKKEKDKDNRERAQSKSPRRRKSRSPSPRRRSPVKRDRKHSPSRSPRRKSSPGGTNSPPPALMQLPLKPEEHHLEPERAESAIPVAPVVQEAPSTGDVEVMKSDSVVEVKEPSPDKTVKKEERPKSREREKDSRRDRPRHRSRSHSRSRRRRSRSRSYSPRRRPSPRRRMSPRRRSPPRRGPQSSRHRHRRSPVRRRRTRSASSSGSSSSTSRSPKKAVKRTSPTPPRKQACHPDASLSPSGKDRRSPSPRGRKGRGSASPSRSSGLKRKQNDSPSDNIKARASEGSESEEDKNEKGATADSVQQRRQYRRTNRESSSDSGSSSSSEDEGPKRPAGGPGARNGEVKRRRSHSASPRRRHRDPSPRKRRSPSPGGRRRRSPSPPRRRRSPSPARRRSPSPPVRRRSPSPRRYSPPIQRRYSPSPLPPPKRKLSGSPQKRSSPGAKRRPSRSPKRRSSPVQKRRTPPSSTSPPRHRRSPMLSSNRPIRDKRSPAAATNRLSPSPANRSRTARASNSPQGRFETSSASPPSQRRQQSPPHSGRPIRRVSRTPEPRKNQRISSSPPPMRRASSRSRSVSPPPAAQKRPAPGSASPSPARSISGSPPPAKKASSGSGSQSPSKNSDVEAGGKKKKKKKEKKHKKDKKHKKHKKHKKEKSGGAGAGDGQENQGIDEDADSKKESDSEVEDSLDDLEKHLREKALRSMRKAQMSPSQMS is encoded by the exons GGCACCAGTGCGGAACAAGACAACCGCTTCAGTAACAAGCAGAAGAAACTGCTGAAGCAGCTGAAATTTGCAGAATGTCTGGATAAGAAG GTGGACATGACCAAAGTGAACCTGGAGGTCGTCAAACCTTGGATCACTCAGCGAGTGACAGAGATTCTGGGATTCGAGGATGATGTCGTCATTGAGTTCATATTTAACCAGCTAGAGGAGAAG cacCCCGATAGCAAGATGATGCAGATTAACCTGACTGGCTTCCTGAACGGCAAGAATGCCCGGGAATTCATGAAGGACCTATGGCCCCTGTTGCTCAGTGCCCAGGAGAACATTGCTGGTATCCCCTCTGTCTTCTTGGAACAAAAGAAAGAGGAAATTAAACAAAGACAG ATTGAACAGGAGAAGCTTGCTTCTCTAAAGAAGATGGATGAGGATAAGAAAGAAAAGGATAAAGACAACAGAGAGAGGGCTCAGTCAAAGAGTCCAAGGAG GCGGAAGTCAAGGTCGCCATCACCTAGACGACGGTCACCGGTGAAACGAGACAGGAAGCACAGTCCCTCGCGCTCCCCACGACGCAAGTCTAGTCCAGGTGGTACCAATTCACCTCCACCAGCACTGATGCAATTGCCCCTGAAACCTGAGGAGCACCATTTGGAACCTGAAAGAGCAGAGAGTGCCATACCAGTGGCTCCAGTTGTGCAGGAGGCCCCTTCTACTGG CGATGTTGAGGTGATGAAATCTGACTCTGTGGTTGAAGTCAAAGAGCCCTCCCCAGACAAGACCGTCAAGAAAGAGGAGAGGCCCAAGTCCcgggagagggagaaggacagCAGGAGGGACAGGCCTCGGCACCGCTCACGCTCCCACTCCCGCTCTCGCAGACGACGCTCTCGTTCTAG ATCTTACTCCCCTCGCAGAAGACCAAGCCCTAGGAGGAGGATGTCCCCTCGCCGTAGGAGCCCCCCCAGGCGTGGCCCCCAGAGTTCCAGACACAGGCACAGACGCTCCCCTGTCCGCAG GAGGCGTACTCGCTCTGCGTCATCTTCAGGCAGCAGCTCGTCCACTTCTCGATCACCTAAGAAGGCTGTGAAAAGAACATCTCCAACACCACCTCGAAAGCAGGCATGCCATCCTGACGCCTCACTCAGCCCATCAGGCAAGGACAGACGCTCACCATCCCCACGAGGAAGGAAGGGCCGGGGCTCTGCCTCCCCATCAAGATCATCTG GTTTAAAGCGAAAGCAGAATGATTCTCCATCTGATAATATCAAAGCCAGAGCATCGGAGGGGTCTGAGTCAG AGGAAGATAAAAATGAGAAGGGGGCAACTGCAGACTCTGTGCAGCAGCGACGTCAGTATCGCAGGACAAATCGGGAATCATCTTCAG ATTCAGGATCTTCCTCTTCATCAGAGGATGAGGGACCAAAGAGGCCAGCAGGAGGGCCAGGAGCCAGGAATGGTGAGGTGAAGAGGAGGCGCAGCCACTCGGCCTCTCCACGGAGACGACACCGGGATCCCTCTCCTAG GAAGAGACGTTCTCCTTCTCCGGGGGGACGCAGGCGtcgctccccctctcccccacgcCGCCgccgctctccctctcctgccAGACGCAG GTCTCCATCCCCACCTGTTCGTAGACGATCTCCATCCCCCAGACGGTACTCTCCCCCAATCCAGCGCCGCTATAGTCCCTCACCACTGCCCCCTCCAAAGAGAAAGCTGTCAGGCTCGCCCCAAAAGCGCTCTTCTCCAGGGGCAAAGCGACGCCCATCCAGGTCCCCCAAGCGCAGGAGTTCTCCTGTTCAAAAGAGACGCACACCTCCCTCCTCCACATCACCTCCCAGGCACAGGAGGAGCCCTATGTTGTCTTCTAACCGGCCAATCAGGGACAAGCGTTCCCCTGCTGCAGCAACTAACCGCCTCTCCCCATCCCCTGCCAACCGCAGTCGCACTGCAAGGGCCTCCAACAGTCCTCAGGGGCGTTTTGAGACTTCCAGCGCCTCCCCTCCAAGCCAGAGGAGGCAGCAGTCCCCTCCCCATAGTGGCAGACCCATTCGCAGGGTGTCCCGGACTCCAGAACCACGCAAGAACCAGAG AATATCTTCGAGTCCTCCGCCTATGAGGAGAGCATCCTCCAGGTCAAGATCAGTTTCCCCTCCACCAGCAGCTCAGAAACGCCCAGCCCCTGGCTCTGCCTCACCTTCACCTGCCCGCTCTATTAGTGGATCTCCACCCCCAGCCAAAAAAGCCAGCAGTGGCTCTGGCAGCCAATCCCCGAGCAAG AACTCTGATGTGGAGGCCgggggaaagaaaaagaagaagaagaaggaaaagaaaCACAAGAAAGACAAGAAACACAAAAAACATAAGAAGCATAAGAAGGAGAAGAGTGGCGGTGCTGGGGCCGGAGATGGCCAAGAGAACCAGGGGATAGATGAGGACGCAGATTCAAAAAAG GAATCAGACAGTGAAGTAGAGGATAGCCTGGATGACCTGGAGAAGCACCTGCGAGAAAAGGCCCTGCGCTCCATGAGAAAGGCACAAATGTCCCCATCACAAATGTCCTGA
- the srrm1 gene encoding serine/arginine repetitive matrix protein 1 isoform X2, with protein sequence MDAGFFRGTSAEQDNRFSNKQKKLLKQLKFAECLDKKVDMTKVNLEVVKPWITQRVTEILGFEDDVVIEFIFNQLEEKHPDSKMMQINLTGFLNGKNAREFMKDLWPLLLSAQENIAGIPSVFLEQKKEEIKQRQIEQEKLASLKKMDEDKKEKDKDNRERAQSKSPRRRKSRSPSPRRRSPVKRDRKHSPSRSPRRKSSPGGTNSPPPALMQLPLKPEEHHLEPERAESAIPVAPVVQEAPSTGDVEVMKSDSVVEVKEPSPDKTVKKEERPKSREREKDSRRDRPRHRSRSHSRSRRRRSRSRSYSPRRRPSPRRRMSPRRRSPPRRGPQSSRHRHRRSPVRRRRTRSASSSGSSSSTSRSPKKAVKRTSPTPPRKQACHPDASLSPSGKDRRSPSPRGRKGRGSASPSRSSEEDKNEKGATADSVQQRRQYRRTNRESSSDSGSSSSSEDEGPKRPAGGPGARNGEVKRRRSHSASPRRRHRDPSPRKRRSPSPGGRRRRSPSPPRRRRSPSPARRRSPSPPVRRRSPSPRRYSPPIQRRYSPSPLPPPKRKLSGSPQKRSSPGAKRRPSRSPKRRSSPVQKRRTPPSSTSPPRHRRSPMLSSNRPIRDKRSPAAATNRLSPSPANRSRTARASNSPQGRFETSSASPPSQRRQQSPPHSGRPIRRVSRTPEPRKNQRISSSPPPMRRASSRSRSVSPPPAAQKRPAPGSASPSPARSISGSPPPAKKASSGSGSQSPSKNSDVEAGGKKKKKKKEKKHKKDKKHKKHKKHKKEKSGGAGAGDGQENQGIDEDADSKKESDSEVEDSLDDLEKHLREKALRSMRKAQMSPSQMS encoded by the exons GGCACCAGTGCGGAACAAGACAACCGCTTCAGTAACAAGCAGAAGAAACTGCTGAAGCAGCTGAAATTTGCAGAATGTCTGGATAAGAAG GTGGACATGACCAAAGTGAACCTGGAGGTCGTCAAACCTTGGATCACTCAGCGAGTGACAGAGATTCTGGGATTCGAGGATGATGTCGTCATTGAGTTCATATTTAACCAGCTAGAGGAGAAG cacCCCGATAGCAAGATGATGCAGATTAACCTGACTGGCTTCCTGAACGGCAAGAATGCCCGGGAATTCATGAAGGACCTATGGCCCCTGTTGCTCAGTGCCCAGGAGAACATTGCTGGTATCCCCTCTGTCTTCTTGGAACAAAAGAAAGAGGAAATTAAACAAAGACAG ATTGAACAGGAGAAGCTTGCTTCTCTAAAGAAGATGGATGAGGATAAGAAAGAAAAGGATAAAGACAACAGAGAGAGGGCTCAGTCAAAGAGTCCAAGGAG GCGGAAGTCAAGGTCGCCATCACCTAGACGACGGTCACCGGTGAAACGAGACAGGAAGCACAGTCCCTCGCGCTCCCCACGACGCAAGTCTAGTCCAGGTGGTACCAATTCACCTCCACCAGCACTGATGCAATTGCCCCTGAAACCTGAGGAGCACCATTTGGAACCTGAAAGAGCAGAGAGTGCCATACCAGTGGCTCCAGTTGTGCAGGAGGCCCCTTCTACTGG CGATGTTGAGGTGATGAAATCTGACTCTGTGGTTGAAGTCAAAGAGCCCTCCCCAGACAAGACCGTCAAGAAAGAGGAGAGGCCCAAGTCCcgggagagggagaaggacagCAGGAGGGACAGGCCTCGGCACCGCTCACGCTCCCACTCCCGCTCTCGCAGACGACGCTCTCGTTCTAG ATCTTACTCCCCTCGCAGAAGACCAAGCCCTAGGAGGAGGATGTCCCCTCGCCGTAGGAGCCCCCCCAGGCGTGGCCCCCAGAGTTCCAGACACAGGCACAGACGCTCCCCTGTCCGCAG GAGGCGTACTCGCTCTGCGTCATCTTCAGGCAGCAGCTCGTCCACTTCTCGATCACCTAAGAAGGCTGTGAAAAGAACATCTCCAACACCACCTCGAAAGCAGGCATGCCATCCTGACGCCTCACTCAGCCCATCAGGCAAGGACAGACGCTCACCATCCCCACGAGGAAGGAAGGGCCGGGGCTCTGCCTCCCCATCAAGATCATCTG AGGAAGATAAAAATGAGAAGGGGGCAACTGCAGACTCTGTGCAGCAGCGACGTCAGTATCGCAGGACAAATCGGGAATCATCTTCAG ATTCAGGATCTTCCTCTTCATCAGAGGATGAGGGACCAAAGAGGCCAGCAGGAGGGCCAGGAGCCAGGAATGGTGAGGTGAAGAGGAGGCGCAGCCACTCGGCCTCTCCACGGAGACGACACCGGGATCCCTCTCCTAG GAAGAGACGTTCTCCTTCTCCGGGGGGACGCAGGCGtcgctccccctctcccccacgcCGCCgccgctctccctctcctgccAGACGCAG GTCTCCATCCCCACCTGTTCGTAGACGATCTCCATCCCCCAGACGGTACTCTCCCCCAATCCAGCGCCGCTATAGTCCCTCACCACTGCCCCCTCCAAAGAGAAAGCTGTCAGGCTCGCCCCAAAAGCGCTCTTCTCCAGGGGCAAAGCGACGCCCATCCAGGTCCCCCAAGCGCAGGAGTTCTCCTGTTCAAAAGAGACGCACACCTCCCTCCTCCACATCACCTCCCAGGCACAGGAGGAGCCCTATGTTGTCTTCTAACCGGCCAATCAGGGACAAGCGTTCCCCTGCTGCAGCAACTAACCGCCTCTCCCCATCCCCTGCCAACCGCAGTCGCACTGCAAGGGCCTCCAACAGTCCTCAGGGGCGTTTTGAGACTTCCAGCGCCTCCCCTCCAAGCCAGAGGAGGCAGCAGTCCCCTCCCCATAGTGGCAGACCCATTCGCAGGGTGTCCCGGACTCCAGAACCACGCAAGAACCAGAG AATATCTTCGAGTCCTCCGCCTATGAGGAGAGCATCCTCCAGGTCAAGATCAGTTTCCCCTCCACCAGCAGCTCAGAAACGCCCAGCCCCTGGCTCTGCCTCACCTTCACCTGCCCGCTCTATTAGTGGATCTCCACCCCCAGCCAAAAAAGCCAGCAGTGGCTCTGGCAGCCAATCCCCGAGCAAG AACTCTGATGTGGAGGCCgggggaaagaaaaagaagaagaagaaggaaaagaaaCACAAGAAAGACAAGAAACACAAAAAACATAAGAAGCATAAGAAGGAGAAGAGTGGCGGTGCTGGGGCCGGAGATGGCCAAGAGAACCAGGGGATAGATGAGGACGCAGATTCAAAAAAG GAATCAGACAGTGAAGTAGAGGATAGCCTGGATGACCTGGAGAAGCACCTGCGAGAAAAGGCCCTGCGCTCCATGAGAAAGGCACAAATGTCCCCATCACAAATGTCCTGA
- the srrm1 gene encoding serine/arginine repetitive matrix protein 1 isoform X4, protein MFQRRRVLFSPPFVCVLQHPDSKMMQINLTGFLNGKNAREFMKDLWPLLLSAQENIAGIPSVFLEQKKEEIKQRQIEQEKLASLKKMDEDKKEKDKDNRERAQSKSPRRRKSRSPSPRRRSPVKRDRKHSPSRSPRRKSSPGGTNSPPPALMQLPLKPEEHHLEPERAESAIPVAPVVQEAPSTGDVEVMKSDSVVEVKEPSPDKTVKKEERPKSREREKDSRRDRPRHRSRSHSRSRRRRSRSRSYSPRRRPSPRRRMSPRRRSPPRRGPQSSRHRHRRSPVRRRRTRSASSSGSSSSTSRSPKKAVKRTSPTPPRKQACHPDASLSPSGKDRRSPSPRGRKGRGSASPSRSSGLKRKQNDSPSDNIKARASEGSESEEDKNEKGATADSVQQRRQYRRTNRESSSDSGSSSSSEDEGPKRPAGGPGARNGEVKRRRSHSASPRRRHRDPSPRKRRSPSPGGRRRRSPSPPRRRRSPSPARRRSPSPPVRRRSPSPRRYSPPIQRRYSPSPLPPPKRKLSGSPQKRSSPGAKRRPSRSPKRRSSPVQKRRTPPSSTSPPRHRRSPMLSSNRPIRDKRSPAAATNRLSPSPANRSRTARASNSPQGRFETSSASPPSQRRQQSPPHSGRPIRRVSRTPEPRKNQRISSSPPPMRRASSRSRSVSPPPAAQKRPAPGSASPSPARSISGSPPPAKKASSGSGSQSPSKNSDVEAGGKKKKKKKEKKHKKDKKHKKHKKHKKEKSGGAGAGDGQENQGIDEDADSKKESDSEVEDSLDDLEKHLREKALRSMRKAQMSPSQMS, encoded by the exons ATGTTTCAGCGACGACGTGTTCTTTTCTCTCCCCCCTTcgtgtgtgtgttacagcacCCCGATAGCAAGATGATGCAGATTAACCTGACTGGCTTCCTGAACGGCAAGAATGCCCGGGAATTCATGAAGGACCTATGGCCCCTGTTGCTCAGTGCCCAGGAGAACATTGCTGGTATCCCCTCTGTCTTCTTGGAACAAAAGAAAGAGGAAATTAAACAAAGACAG ATTGAACAGGAGAAGCTTGCTTCTCTAAAGAAGATGGATGAGGATAAGAAAGAAAAGGATAAAGACAACAGAGAGAGGGCTCAGTCAAAGAGTCCAAGGAG GCGGAAGTCAAGGTCGCCATCACCTAGACGACGGTCACCGGTGAAACGAGACAGGAAGCACAGTCCCTCGCGCTCCCCACGACGCAAGTCTAGTCCAGGTGGTACCAATTCACCTCCACCAGCACTGATGCAATTGCCCCTGAAACCTGAGGAGCACCATTTGGAACCTGAAAGAGCAGAGAGTGCCATACCAGTGGCTCCAGTTGTGCAGGAGGCCCCTTCTACTGG CGATGTTGAGGTGATGAAATCTGACTCTGTGGTTGAAGTCAAAGAGCCCTCCCCAGACAAGACCGTCAAGAAAGAGGAGAGGCCCAAGTCCcgggagagggagaaggacagCAGGAGGGACAGGCCTCGGCACCGCTCACGCTCCCACTCCCGCTCTCGCAGACGACGCTCTCGTTCTAG ATCTTACTCCCCTCGCAGAAGACCAAGCCCTAGGAGGAGGATGTCCCCTCGCCGTAGGAGCCCCCCCAGGCGTGGCCCCCAGAGTTCCAGACACAGGCACAGACGCTCCCCTGTCCGCAG GAGGCGTACTCGCTCTGCGTCATCTTCAGGCAGCAGCTCGTCCACTTCTCGATCACCTAAGAAGGCTGTGAAAAGAACATCTCCAACACCACCTCGAAAGCAGGCATGCCATCCTGACGCCTCACTCAGCCCATCAGGCAAGGACAGACGCTCACCATCCCCACGAGGAAGGAAGGGCCGGGGCTCTGCCTCCCCATCAAGATCATCTG GTTTAAAGCGAAAGCAGAATGATTCTCCATCTGATAATATCAAAGCCAGAGCATCGGAGGGGTCTGAGTCAG AGGAAGATAAAAATGAGAAGGGGGCAACTGCAGACTCTGTGCAGCAGCGACGTCAGTATCGCAGGACAAATCGGGAATCATCTTCAG ATTCAGGATCTTCCTCTTCATCAGAGGATGAGGGACCAAAGAGGCCAGCAGGAGGGCCAGGAGCCAGGAATGGTGAGGTGAAGAGGAGGCGCAGCCACTCGGCCTCTCCACGGAGACGACACCGGGATCCCTCTCCTAG GAAGAGACGTTCTCCTTCTCCGGGGGGACGCAGGCGtcgctccccctctcccccacgcCGCCgccgctctccctctcctgccAGACGCAG GTCTCCATCCCCACCTGTTCGTAGACGATCTCCATCCCCCAGACGGTACTCTCCCCCAATCCAGCGCCGCTATAGTCCCTCACCACTGCCCCCTCCAAAGAGAAAGCTGTCAGGCTCGCCCCAAAAGCGCTCTTCTCCAGGGGCAAAGCGACGCCCATCCAGGTCCCCCAAGCGCAGGAGTTCTCCTGTTCAAAAGAGACGCACACCTCCCTCCTCCACATCACCTCCCAGGCACAGGAGGAGCCCTATGTTGTCTTCTAACCGGCCAATCAGGGACAAGCGTTCCCCTGCTGCAGCAACTAACCGCCTCTCCCCATCCCCTGCCAACCGCAGTCGCACTGCAAGGGCCTCCAACAGTCCTCAGGGGCGTTTTGAGACTTCCAGCGCCTCCCCTCCAAGCCAGAGGAGGCAGCAGTCCCCTCCCCATAGTGGCAGACCCATTCGCAGGGTGTCCCGGACTCCAGAACCACGCAAGAACCAGAG AATATCTTCGAGTCCTCCGCCTATGAGGAGAGCATCCTCCAGGTCAAGATCAGTTTCCCCTCCACCAGCAGCTCAGAAACGCCCAGCCCCTGGCTCTGCCTCACCTTCACCTGCCCGCTCTATTAGTGGATCTCCACCCCCAGCCAAAAAAGCCAGCAGTGGCTCTGGCAGCCAATCCCCGAGCAAG AACTCTGATGTGGAGGCCgggggaaagaaaaagaagaagaagaaggaaaagaaaCACAAGAAAGACAAGAAACACAAAAAACATAAGAAGCATAAGAAGGAGAAGAGTGGCGGTGCTGGGGCCGGAGATGGCCAAGAGAACCAGGGGATAGATGAGGACGCAGATTCAAAAAAG GAATCAGACAGTGAAGTAGAGGATAGCCTGGATGACCTGGAGAAGCACCTGCGAGAAAAGGCCCTGCGCTCCATGAGAAAGGCACAAATGTCCCCATCACAAATGTCCTGA